One genomic window of Microbacterium testaceum StLB037 includes the following:
- a CDS encoding sensor histidine kinase, which produces MRERPAGLSVRIKLTLSYAVFVVIVGIALFTVGFLVLRFLPEGNLYADNGLFTPARSNLAEVFVKYAWFTLAALAVIGLGGGWIVAGLMLRPLTRITDAARAVRDGSLDRRVDLPGRRDELTDLADTFDAMLSRIAETVQEQRRFAANASHELRTPHATMRTMLEVARADPDNVDVERLLGRLDDTNERAIRLTEAILALSRASHGGVIARSEVRIDALTAEVCAELAPLAVDAPARLTTRIASPAVAVADETLARQMITNLVHNAIVHSAAEGTASREIQVTVRTDARSVVIDVANTGAELSRETVATLPEPFVRAAGRARTAAAGTGLGLAIAVAIVRAHEGSLELWPREGGGLHARVRLPRPTGDQARG; this is translated from the coding sequence ATGCGTGAGCGTCCGGCCGGCCTGTCGGTCCGGATCAAGCTGACCCTCAGTTACGCGGTGTTCGTCGTGATCGTCGGCATCGCGCTGTTCACCGTGGGATTCCTGGTGCTGCGTTTCCTGCCCGAGGGCAATCTCTACGCCGACAACGGCCTGTTCACCCCCGCTCGCAGCAATCTGGCGGAGGTCTTCGTCAAGTACGCGTGGTTCACTCTCGCGGCTCTCGCGGTGATCGGACTGGGCGGCGGGTGGATCGTCGCCGGTCTCATGCTCCGGCCCCTGACCCGCATCACCGACGCGGCGCGCGCCGTGCGCGACGGGAGCCTCGATCGCCGGGTGGATCTTCCCGGGCGCCGCGATGAGCTCACCGACCTCGCCGACACGTTCGACGCCATGCTCTCGCGTATCGCGGAGACGGTGCAGGAGCAGCGGCGCTTCGCGGCGAACGCCTCGCACGAGCTGCGCACGCCGCACGCGACGATGCGGACGATGCTCGAGGTCGCCCGCGCCGACCCCGACAACGTCGACGTGGAGCGGCTCCTCGGCCGGCTCGACGACACGAACGAGCGCGCGATCCGCTTGACCGAGGCGATCCTGGCGCTGTCGCGCGCCTCGCACGGCGGGGTGATCGCCCGCTCGGAGGTCAGGATCGACGCGCTCACCGCGGAGGTCTGCGCGGAACTCGCGCCGCTCGCCGTCGATGCGCCCGCCCGTCTGACGACGCGCATCGCCTCGCCCGCCGTAGCCGTCGCGGATGAGACGCTCGCGCGCCAGATGATCACCAATCTCGTGCACAACGCCATCGTGCACAGCGCCGCCGAGGGCACGGCATCCCGGGAGATCCAGGTCACGGTGCGGACGGATGCTCGCAGCGTCGTCATCGACGTCGCGAACACGGGAGCCGAACTCTCCCGCGAAACCGTGGCCACGCTGCCCGAACCGTTCGTGCGCGCGGCCGGTCGCGCTCGGACCGCGGCCGCCGGGACGGGGCTCGGTCTCGCCATCGCGGTCGCGATCGTGCGCGCGCACGAGGGGTCGCTCGAGCTGTGGCCGCGCGAGGGCGGCGGGCTCCACGCCCGCGTGCGCCTTCCACGGCCGACGGGCGACCAGGCGCGGGGCTGA
- a CDS encoding VanZ family protein encodes MPNAPILTPARVLVAAAALAVVGVLTLAPRALIRPFQERAVDAFFLVAERWGGLTLAYNSDVVMNIALFVPLGIAVAALLPLRFTPLTVPFGLAVSLAVETAQSLIPGRVPDVDDVLHNTLGAAVGTLIVIVLRLSTRAAVRAGETVSRG; translated from the coding sequence ATGCCGAACGCCCCGATCCTCACCCCCGCCCGTGTCCTCGTCGCCGCCGCGGCGCTCGCCGTCGTGGGGGTGCTCACCCTCGCCCCGCGCGCACTCATCCGGCCCTTCCAGGAGCGGGCGGTCGACGCCTTCTTCCTCGTCGCGGAGCGGTGGGGCGGACTGACGCTGGCGTACAACAGCGACGTCGTGATGAACATCGCGCTGTTCGTGCCCCTGGGCATCGCCGTCGCGGCGTTGCTCCCGCTCCGATTCACGCCGTTGACGGTCCCGTTCGGTTTGGCGGTGTCTCTCGCCGTGGAGACCGCGCAGTCGCTCATTCCCGGTCGGGTACCCGACGTGGACGACGTGCTGCACAACACCCTCGGGGCGGCGGTGGGCACGCTGATCGTGATCGTCCTGCGGCTATCGACGCGGGCGGCGGTGCGCGCGGGGGAGACGGTCTCGCGCGGATGA
- a CDS encoding DUF3054 domain-containing protein, whose translation MDAVTSSRTRLALVLLVDVVLVIVFAAIGRATHDGDVLGPLGSGLATTAWPFLVALVLGWLIARAWRAPLAPLRTGLIVWAVTVVVGMVLRAVSGQGVAVAFVIVASITLALFLVGWRVVARLASRRRRAV comes from the coding sequence ATGGATGCCGTGACCTCCTCCCGTACCCGTCTCGCGCTCGTTCTGCTCGTCGATGTCGTCCTGGTCATCGTCTTCGCCGCGATCGGTCGCGCGACCCACGACGGCGACGTGCTCGGCCCCCTCGGTTCGGGGCTGGCGACGACCGCGTGGCCGTTCCTCGTCGCTCTGGTCCTCGGTTGGCTCATCGCCCGGGCGTGGCGCGCCCCTCTCGCGCCCCTGCGGACGGGGCTGATCGTGTGGGCCGTCACGGTCGTCGTCGGTATGGTGCTGCGCGCGGTGAGCGGCCAGGGCGTGGCCGTCGCGTTCGTGATCGTCGCGTCGATCACGCTGGCCCTGTTCCTCGTGGGCTGGCGCGTGGTCGCCCGGCTGGCGTCGCGGCGCCGCCGGGCCGTCTGA
- a CDS encoding RNA polymerase sigma factor, which produces MGEHQHLHGSVPVSRRPDARSEDWATRVAADNGADLLRYFARRHPDDADDLLSETLAVIWRRRDHLPTNPSDARMWSFGVARNVSHRHRRGLLGRRRLYDALASEADVTEAAPADPSAAAERRERETDVRRAIGRLRATDRELIMLVHWDGFTLVDAAALLGLNASTARTRYGRAKACFVVHLEEHRSAPRRDDAESHSTRRRYGPGVQDA; this is translated from the coding sequence ATGGGCGAGCACCAGCACCTGCACGGGTCCGTTCCGGTGAGCCGTCGCCCCGACGCCCGATCAGAAGACTGGGCGACGAGAGTCGCCGCCGACAACGGCGCCGACCTCCTTCGCTACTTCGCCCGTCGGCATCCGGACGACGCCGACGACCTGCTGAGCGAGACCCTGGCCGTGATCTGGAGGCGTCGCGATCATTTGCCGACGAACCCGTCCGACGCGCGCATGTGGAGCTTCGGTGTCGCGCGGAACGTCTCGCACCGTCACCGGCGAGGACTGCTCGGCCGCCGTCGCCTGTACGACGCCCTGGCATCGGAGGCCGACGTGACCGAGGCTGCGCCCGCAGACCCCTCCGCGGCGGCGGAACGTCGAGAGCGCGAGACCGACGTACGAAGAGCGATCGGGCGCTTGCGGGCGACGGACCGCGAGCTGATCATGCTCGTGCACTGGGACGGCTTCACCCTCGTGGATGCCGCCGCGTTGCTCGGGCTGAACGCTTCGACGGCTCGCACACGCTACGGACGCGCCAAGGCGTGTTTCGTCGTCCACCTGGAAGAGCACCGCTCCGCCCCGCGACGAGATGACGCCGAGTCGCACTCGACCCGACGTCGCTACGGCCCCGGCGTCCAGGACGCCTGA
- a CDS encoding glycine cleavage system protein R: MTTLVLTIVGDDRAGLVSSVADIIDAHGGNWENSELAELAGAFAGIVEVSVAADQADALRAALEGMAGTLAVTVHTGAPEGTASAPHSVTLEVIGNDRPGIVREISAALTARGVSIERMSTQTTDAAMAGGRLFEASITVTLIEGVETDDLVEELERLAAEIQVDVSLAD; the protein is encoded by the coding sequence ATGACCACCCTCGTTCTGACCATCGTCGGCGATGACCGCGCGGGCCTGGTGTCGTCGGTCGCCGACATCATCGACGCCCACGGCGGCAACTGGGAGAACAGCGAGCTCGCTGAGCTCGCCGGAGCGTTCGCCGGGATCGTCGAGGTGTCGGTCGCCGCCGATCAGGCCGACGCCCTGCGCGCCGCGCTCGAGGGCATGGCCGGCACCCTCGCGGTGACCGTGCACACCGGAGCGCCCGAGGGCACGGCATCCGCTCCCCACAGCGTGACCCTCGAGGTGATCGGCAACGACCGTCCGGGCATCGTGCGCGAGATCTCCGCGGCGCTCACCGCGCGCGGCGTGAGCATCGAACGCATGTCGACGCAGACGACGGATGCCGCGATGGCGGGCGGACGCCTGTTCGAGGCCTCGATCACGGTGACGCTCATCGAGGGGGTCGAGACCGACGACCTGGTCGAGGAACTGGAGCGCCTCGCGGCGGAGATCCAGGTCGACGTGTCGCTCGCGGACTGA
- a CDS encoding DUF6412 domain-containing protein, translated as MIASLIALLNLLLATAELALTPGTGAPLLAVVLAAAVVVTVAIVLVVLPALLAGASPRAPRPIDPSAPLTQSDPDAAGHPRPRAPGFVARAA; from the coding sequence ATGATCGCATCGCTGATCGCTCTGCTGAACCTGCTCCTCGCGACCGCCGAACTGGCCCTCACGCCGGGGACCGGCGCCCCGCTTCTCGCGGTGGTCCTCGCCGCGGCGGTCGTCGTCACCGTCGCGATCGTCCTCGTGGTGCTCCCGGCTCTCCTCGCCGGGGCGTCGCCGCGCGCGCCGCGGCCGATCGACCCCTCCGCGCCTCTCACACAGAGCGATCCCGACGCCGCCGGACATCCCCGTCCTCGAGCGCCGGGGTTCGTGGCCCGCGCCGCCTAG
- a CDS encoding YidC/Oxa1 family membrane protein insertase, whose amino-acid sequence MDLFTLPPLAFLLDLTTRALLALTDTLTPLTGGLAAALAVVAVTLVVRLALIPVGVSQARAEQTRARLAPRLRVLQERWRKNPERLQRETMQLYRDENTSPAAGCLPLLAQAPVVGLLYAVFLHPTVGGHANTLLTHDLFGVPLGRSLVGALTSGTMDATTLAVFASLVVVIAGVAELTRRLLRPATDPSAPTWMTGMVGVLQFTTAGVALFVPLAAALYLTVTTMWTLGQRLLLRRRYPLQA is encoded by the coding sequence ATGGACCTCTTCACCCTGCCCCCGCTCGCCTTCCTCCTCGACCTCACCACCCGAGCCCTGCTCGCTCTCACGGACACTCTCACTCCCCTCACCGGCGGACTCGCCGCCGCTCTCGCCGTCGTCGCCGTCACCCTCGTCGTCCGGCTCGCGCTCATCCCGGTGGGCGTGTCTCAGGCCCGCGCGGAACAGACGCGCGCGCGCCTGGCTCCCCGCCTGCGCGTCCTGCAGGAGCGCTGGCGCAAGAACCCCGAACGCCTGCAGCGCGAGACCATGCAGCTCTACCGCGACGAGAACACCTCGCCCGCCGCCGGTTGTCTCCCTCTTCTCGCCCAGGCCCCGGTCGTCGGTCTCCTCTACGCGGTTTTCCTGCATCCCACCGTGGGAGGGCACGCGAACACGCTCCTCACGCACGACCTGTTCGGCGTCCCCCTGGGCCGCAGCCTCGTGGGCGCCCTGACGTCGGGGACGATGGATGCCACGACCCTCGCCGTCTTCGCGAGCCTCGTGGTCGTGATCGCGGGGGTGGCCGAACTCACCCGGCGGCTCCTCCGTCCCGCGACCGACCCGTCGGCGCCGACATGGATGACGGGGATGGTCGGGGTGCTGCAGTTCACCACCGCGGGGGTGGCGCTGTTCGTCCCCCTCGCGGCGGCGCTGTATCTGACGGTCACGACCATGTGGACGCTCGGGCAGCGCCTCCTCCTCCGACGGCGTTACCCGCTGCAGGCGTGA